Proteins from one Odocoileus virginianus isolate 20LAN1187 ecotype Illinois chromosome 29, Ovbor_1.2, whole genome shotgun sequence genomic window:
- the HS3ST1 gene encoding heparan sulfate glucosamine 3-O-sulfotransferase 1: MAPLLLGAVMLVAQLQLVPSRPAVVSGDEPGQLELVRKAASLQDEIPDGAAPNGSAQQLPQTIIIGVRKGGTRALLEMLSLHPDVAAAENEVHFFDWEEHYSQGLGWYLSQMPFSAPHQLTVEKTPAYFTSPKVPERVHGMNPAIRLLLILRDPSERVLSDYTQVFYNHVQKRKPYPSIEEFLVRDGRLNVDYKALNRSLYHLHMQNWLRFFPLRRIHIVDGDRLIRDPFPEIQKVERFLRLSPQINASNFYFNKTKGFYCLRDGGRDRCLHESKGRAHPQVDPRLLNKLHEYFHEPNKKFFELVGRTFDWH; the protein is encoded by the coding sequence ATGGCCCCGCTGCTCCTGGGCGCGGTGATGCTGGTGGCCCAGCTCCAGCTAGTGCCTTCCCGCCCCGCGGTGGTGTCAGGGGACGAGCCGGGCCAGCTGGAGCTGGTGCGGAAAGCGGCGAGCCTCCAGGACGAGATCCCGGACGGCGCGGCCCCCAACGGCTCCGCCCAGCAGTTGCCTCAGACCATTATCATCGGGGTGCGCAAAGGCGGTACCCGCGCGCTGTTGGAGATGCTCAGCCTGCATCCAGACGTGGCGGCCGCCGAGAACGAGGTGCACTTCTTCGACTGGGAGGAGCACTACAGCCAAGGCCTGGGCTGGTACCTCAGCCAGATGCCCTTCTCCGCCCCGCACCAGCTCACGGTGGAAAAGACCCCCGCGTACTTCACGTCGCCCAAAGTGCCTGAGCGCGTCCACGGCATGAACCCGGCCATCCGGCTGCTGCTTATCTTGCGGGACCCGTCGGAGCGCGTGTTGTCCGATTACACCCAAGTGTTCTACAACCACGTGCAGAAGCGCAAGCCCTACCCGTCCATCGAGGAGTTCCTGGTGCGCGACGGCCGCCTCAACGTGGACTACAAGGCTCTCAACCGCAGCCTGTACCACCTGCACATGCAGAACTGGCTGCGTTTCTTCCCGCTGCGCCGCATCCACATCGTGGATGGCGACCGCCTCATCAGGGACCCCTTCCCCGAGATCCAGAAGGTGGAGCGGTTCCTGAGGCTGTCGCCGCAGATCAACGCCTCCAATTTCTACTTTAACAAGACCAAGGGCTTCTACTGCCTGCGGGACGGCGGCCGGGACCGCTGCCTACACGAGTCCAAAGGCCGGGCGCACCCCCAAGTGGACCCCAGACTCCTCAATAAACTGCACGAATATTTTCATGAGCCAAATAAGAAATTCTTTGAGCTTGTCGGCAGAACATTTGActggcactga